A window from Pseudobacteroides sp. encodes these proteins:
- a CDS encoding ABC transporter permease, whose translation MVFSAKVAMRFLKSGKSQTIFIALGIAIGVSVQIFIGLLIQGLQQSLINRTIGNSPQITVTSLMDNKLIEDWESLFDRVMDEKRVEKISPVADSAAFIKYNSKSEPVVVRGFLPDKADEIYNIKERIFEGELFTGDREVLVGKELRDKLGLMLGQEVEIITYDGKKAGLKVKGFYDLKVSSINKSWLMVSLKTSQDILGFDNSITGIEMQVGYSDVFNTKEIAKSIDNLLNHSNLKTDEWQSQNAELLSGLNGQSVSSIMIQVFVLVSVLLGIASVLAITVMQKSKQIGILKAMGVKDRQSSMIFMLQGFFLGILGSVLGVSLGLGLIVMFTKFALNPDGTPVVPIYMNYGFITFSGVIAVAASVAASLIPARKSSKLNPIEVIRNG comes from the coding sequence ATGGTATTTTCTGCAAAGGTAGCTATGAGGTTTTTAAAGTCAGGCAAAAGTCAGACAATTTTTATAGCTTTAGGAATAGCAATAGGTGTTTCGGTACAAATATTTATAGGCCTTTTGATACAAGGACTGCAGCAAAGTCTTATCAATCGAACCATAGGCAATTCGCCGCAGATAACAGTTACATCATTAATGGATAATAAGCTTATAGAGGACTGGGAAAGTCTATTTGACAGGGTCATGGATGAAAAAAGGGTGGAAAAGATATCCCCTGTTGCCGATTCTGCAGCCTTTATAAAATATAATAGTAAAAGTGAGCCTGTTGTGGTAAGAGGTTTTTTGCCCGACAAAGCTGACGAGATTTATAACATCAAGGAAAGGATTTTTGAGGGTGAGCTTTTTACAGGCGACAGGGAGGTGCTTGTGGGCAAGGAGCTCAGGGACAAGCTAGGCCTAATGCTTGGACAGGAAGTGGAAATAATTACTTATGATGGTAAAAAGGCAGGTCTTAAGGTAAAAGGATTTTATGACCTAAAAGTTTCATCCATAAACAAGAGTTGGTTGATGGTAAGTCTTAAAACATCACAGGATATTCTCGGATTTGATAATAGTATTACAGGCATTGAAATGCAGGTTGGATATTCGGATGTGTTTAATACAAAAGAGATTGCAAAATCCATTGACAACCTTTTAAATCACAGTAATTTGAAAACAGATGAGTGGCAGTCTCAGAACGCAGAACTGCTAAGCGGTCTCAATGGCCAAAGTGTATCTAGTATTATGATTCAGGTCTTTGTTTTGGTATCTGTGCTTCTTGGTATAGCCAGTGTTCTTGCAATTACCGTTATGCAGAAGTCAAAGCAGATAGGCATCCTTAAGGCAATGGGTGTTAAGGATAGGCAGTCAAGCATGATTTTTATGCTTCAGGGCTTTTTTCTTGGAATTTTAGGATCTGTACTGGGTGTTTCGTTAGGATTGGGTCTTATTGTTATGTTCACAAAATTTGCACTTAACCCGGATGGGACTCCTGTTGTGCCAATCTACATGAATTACGGGTTTATCACATTTTCTGGTGTGATAGCCGTAGCAGCATCTGTAGCAGCGTCCCTGATACCTGCAAGAAAGTCCTCAAAACTAAACCCGATTGAGGTGATAAGAAATGGCTAA
- a CDS encoding ABC transporter ATP-binding protein → MAKSIELIKINKIYGDKIKTQVLFDIDLSFDEGTFTSIIGSSGSGKSTLLNIIGTLDRPSNGQIFVDGISTEKMNKNQLAELRNETIGFIFQFHHLLPEFTALENVLMPYVIKHGKASGEAVKRAEELMEMVGLSGVKKNLSSNMSGGQQQRTAIARALINNPKLILADEPTGNLDSESTENIYRILRNVNEAFRTTFIVITHDRRIAEKADRVVEIKDGRISMDIYK, encoded by the coding sequence ATGGCTAAATCTATTGAACTTATTAAAATAAACAAAATATATGGGGACAAGATAAAAACTCAGGTGCTTTTTGATATTGATCTGAGCTTTGATGAAGGCACTTTCACCTCCATAATCGGTTCATCAGGCAGTGGTAAAAGTACCTTGCTCAATATAATAGGAACCTTGGACAGGCCTTCAAACGGCCAGATTTTTGTTGATGGCATCAGCACTGAAAAGATGAATAAAAATCAGTTGGCGGAGCTGCGAAATGAAACAATAGGCTTCATTTTTCAGTTTCATCACCTTTTACCCGAGTTTACTGCTTTGGAGAACGTGCTGATGCCATATGTTATAAAGCATGGAAAGGCTTCAGGTGAGGCTGTGAAAAGGGCGGAGGAGCTTATGGAGATGGTAGGGCTTTCGGGTGTTAAGAAAAACCTTTCATCAAATATGTCGGGTGGACAGCAGCAAAGGACAGCTATAGCGAGAGCCCTTATAAACAATCCTAAACTTATCCTGGCTGATGAACCTACCGGTAACCTGGATTCTGAGTCAACAGAAAATATTTACAGAATTTTAAGGAATGTCAATGAGGCATTTAGGACCACTTTTATTGTTATTACGCATGATAGAAGAATAGCTGAAAAGGCAGACAGGGTTGTTGAAATAAAGGATGGAAGGATAAGTATGGATATTTATAAGTAG
- a CDS encoding alpha/beta hydrolase: MKLANCILFVSIFSILLISGCSSEKPVLSHSEVVQSTINSKIIGGNLNITVYLPKGYGKGDKYPVLYALHGSSGNEWVWFEDLDANSCADRLISQNRIKPMIIVCTKTLNSFTLTDSDGQNIGNIHKDLFEEYVCEELVPYIDLHYDTIKSKDSRYIGGVSMGGFIALQIALHHPQIFGKAGGHSPASWIYDYSENSFDNWLYSGDTENNSRDPIKFARERGLSDIKVFLDCGKNDYGIVDDTKKIHDALIKRGISSTCIINEGEHALEYWAANMEKYLEFYNK, translated from the coding sequence ATGAAACTTGCAAATTGCATTTTATTTGTAAGTATATTTAGTATACTTTTGATTTCAGGATGTTCTTCTGAAAAACCCGTATTGAGTCATTCCGAAGTAGTTCAAAGTACGATTAACAGTAAGATAATTGGTGGTAATTTAAATATAACTGTGTATCTTCCAAAGGGGTATGGTAAGGGCGATAAATATCCAGTTTTGTATGCACTGCATGGTTCCTCAGGCAATGAATGGGTATGGTTCGAAGATCTTGATGCCAACAGTTGTGCAGATAGATTAATAAGCCAGAATAGGATCAAGCCCATGATTATTGTATGCACAAAGACATTGAACAGCTTTACTTTGACTGATTCAGACGGTCAAAATATTGGAAATATCCATAAGGATTTATTTGAGGAATATGTGTGCGAAGAACTGGTTCCATATATAGATTTACATTATGATACTATCAAATCCAAAGATTCCAGATACATCGGCGGTGTATCTATGGGTGGATTCATAGCACTTCAAATTGCACTTCATCACCCGCAGATATTCGGGAAAGCTGGAGGTCACAGTCCTGCGTCATGGATATATGACTATTCGGAAAACTCTTTTGATAATTGGTTGTATTCCGGTGACACAGAAAATAATAGTAGGGACCCGATCAAATTTGCCCGTGAAAGAGGACTTTCTGATATAAAAGTTTTCTTGGACTGCGGTAAAAATGATTATGGAATTGTAGATGATACAAAAAAGATACATGACGCATTGATAAAAAGAGGTATTAGTTCAACTTGTATTATAAATGAAGGAGAACACGCACTGGAGTACTGGGCGGCAAACATGGAAAAATATCTAGAGTTTTATAACAAGTAA